The following proteins are co-located in the Dyadobacter chenwenxiniae genome:
- a CDS encoding amidohydrolase family protein — MLIIDCHCHAGEGDGFTGPWDTRAPLKKFIQWSQEAGIRKTVIFPAFHTDYARANALVANITNRYPDRFFGFAFLHAERDKGKIGAMVKTAVEQYGFKGLKVHRHDARISREICEAARQYRIPVLYDPTGEVSTVELIAAEYPDVNFIIPHLSSFADDWRAQIAFIDVLARHANVYTDTSGVRRFDVLETAYKRVGAAKILFGTDGPWLHPAVELAKIDALKLPLRERAMVLGGNILKLLTLEPVRK, encoded by the coding sequence ATGCTGATCATCGACTGCCACTGCCACGCAGGTGAAGGGGACGGTTTCACAGGCCCCTGGGACACCCGTGCACCCCTGAAAAAATTCATACAATGGTCACAAGAGGCCGGGATCCGAAAAACCGTCATTTTTCCTGCATTCCACACCGACTATGCCCGGGCCAATGCCTTGGTGGCGAACATTACCAATCGGTATCCCGACCGTTTTTTTGGTTTTGCATTCTTGCATGCCGAGCGTGACAAAGGCAAGATCGGCGCGATGGTAAAAACTGCCGTGGAGCAATATGGTTTCAAAGGCCTGAAAGTGCATCGTCACGATGCACGCATTTCACGGGAGATTTGCGAAGCAGCCAGGCAATATCGCATTCCTGTATTATACGACCCAACTGGCGAAGTTTCTACCGTCGAACTTATCGCCGCGGAATATCCCGATGTCAATTTCATTATTCCCCACCTAAGCAGCTTTGCCGATGACTGGCGAGCACAAATTGCATTTATTGATGTGCTGGCACGCCACGCCAACGTGTACACTGACACCTCGGGAGTCCGCAGGTTTGACGTATTGGAAACGGCCTACAAGCGGGTAGGAGCGGCAAAGATCCTTTTTGGAACCGATGGCCCCTGGCTTCACCCGGCTGTTGAACTGGCCAAGATCGATGCATTGAAACTACCTCTCAGGGAGCGGGCAATGGTGCTTGGGGGTAATATTTTGAAATTGCTCACGTTAGAACCCGTCCGTAAATAA
- a CDS encoding secondary thiamine-phosphate synthase enzyme YjbQ, which translates to MKIFQQSLTFREKRRGFHLITGDILQAMPQISEISIGMCQVFIQHTSASLTINENADPTVRKDFEMYFNKTIKENDPGYEHDYEGSDDMPAHLKASLLGSSVMIPIRNGRLALGTWQGIYLCEHRDRGGARGVVVTVWGE; encoded by the coding sequence ATGAAAATATTTCAGCAAAGTTTGACATTTCGTGAGAAGCGGCGAGGGTTTCATCTGATCACGGGCGACATCCTTCAAGCAATGCCCCAAATTTCAGAAATCAGCATAGGCATGTGCCAGGTTTTCATTCAGCACACGTCGGCCTCGCTCACCATCAACGAAAACGCAGACCCCACCGTGCGGAAGGACTTCGAAATGTATTTTAACAAAACCATCAAGGAAAACGACCCGGGTTACGAACACGATTACGAAGGCTCCGATGACATGCCTGCCCATTTAAAAGCCTCCTTACTCGGCAGTTCCGTAATGATCCCCATCCGAAATGGGCGATTGGCGCTGGGGACTTGGCAGGGCATTTATCTTTGCGAGCATAGGGACCGCGGCGGAGCGCGGGGCGTTGTGGTGACGGTTTGGGGTGAGTGA
- a CDS encoding alpha/beta hydrolase, whose amino-acid sequence MQKQITFIHGGGSPEDFQADEKLAVSLRKELGPGYSVHYPFLPNDGTPGLGRRKQIAHEIAVSEDGVILVAHSLGASMLLACLSEAEIAKNIGGIFLLATPFWQGDEDWVKAFKLKPGFAGKMDRRTPLFFYHCLDDEEVPFTQMAHYKHHLPWATFREIAQGGHQFDNNVAIVAEDIKSM is encoded by the coding sequence ATGCAAAAGCAAATCACATTCATTCATGGTGGCGGATCGCCGGAAGATTTTCAGGCCGATGAAAAACTGGCGGTTTCACTGCGGAAGGAACTGGGGCCCGGTTACTCGGTTCATTACCCGTTTTTGCCTAACGATGGAACGCCGGGCCTGGGTAGGCGCAAGCAGATCGCCCACGAAATTGCTGTAAGTGAGGATGGTGTCATTTTGGTTGCCCATTCGCTTGGTGCTTCCATGTTGCTGGCATGCTTGTCCGAGGCTGAGATTGCCAAAAATATCGGAGGCATTTTTCTTTTGGCTACTCCATTCTGGCAAGGAGATGAAGATTGGGTCAAAGCGTTCAAATTAAAGCCAGGTTTCGCCGGAAAAATGGATAGGAGAACTCCCTTGTTCTTTTATCATTGTCTTGATGATGAGGAAGTTCCTTTCACTCAAATGGCTCATTATAAGCATCATCTCCCTTGGGCTACCTTCCGTGAAATCGCGCAAGGCGGGCATCAATTTGATAATAATGTTGCCATCGTTGCGGAAGACATTAAATCAATGTGA
- a CDS encoding DUF808 domain-containing protein, whose protein sequence is MASGFFAILDDIAFLMDDVALATKVATKKTAGILGDDLAVNAEKATGFLSERELPVLWAITKGSLVNKLIIVPIALLLSVFLPAAIKYILLLGGLYLAYEGVEKIIEYFFHHPKKEHTVIKETPQGSAEVNLENEKDKIKSAVTTDFILSIEIVIIALGSAAEQSITIQIVTVSAVALLATVGVYGIVALIVRSDDAGYKLIKKSGDKGILSKLGHMLVKALPVMIKVLGAVGTVALLLVSGGIFVHNIEYFHHLFPALPATIKELGFGLVMGLIVFLLTTGFKKIFFKNKQTSGPQTSH, encoded by the coding sequence ATGGCGTCGGGATTTTTTGCAATTTTAGATGATATAGCCTTTTTAATGGATGATGTTGCTTTGGCAACAAAAGTAGCAACCAAAAAAACCGCAGGTATCCTGGGTGATGACCTGGCGGTAAATGCTGAAAAAGCGACCGGCTTTTTGTCTGAAAGGGAGTTGCCCGTTTTATGGGCCATTACGAAGGGCTCACTGGTTAATAAGCTTATTATTGTTCCCATTGCATTGCTGCTCAGTGTATTTTTGCCTGCTGCTATCAAATACATCCTGCTTCTGGGAGGACTTTACCTGGCCTACGAAGGGGTGGAAAAGATCATCGAATATTTCTTCCACCATCCTAAAAAGGAACACACCGTCATAAAGGAAACGCCACAGGGAAGTGCCGAAGTCAATTTAGAAAACGAAAAAGATAAAATTAAATCCGCTGTAACTACTGATTTCATTTTATCGATCGAGATTGTGATCATCGCCCTGGGAAGTGCAGCCGAACAAAGCATTACCATACAAATCGTGACCGTCTCTGCGGTTGCACTGCTTGCAACAGTCGGCGTCTACGGCATTGTAGCACTCATTGTAAGGTCGGATGATGCGGGTTACAAATTGATCAAAAAATCCGGCGATAAAGGCATTCTTTCAAAACTCGGGCATATGCTTGTAAAGGCCCTGCCGGTGATGATCAAGGTTCTGGGTGCCGTTGGCACCGTAGCGCTGCTTTTGGTTTCAGGCGGAATTTTTGTCCATAACATTGAATACTTCCACCATCTTTTCCCAGCGCTCCCTGCCACAATCAAGGAACTCGGATTCGGTCTGGTTATGGGACTGATTGTGTTTTTATTAACCACAGGTTTTAAGAAGATATTTTTTAAAAATAAGCAAACAAGCGGGCCACAAACCTCACATTGA
- a CDS encoding MutS-related protein: MPSKTPPLPENPQPIKTGFFNFAQIEKYFLNEKPEGAFQVISDRTFQDLDLEDVFKFIDRSVSRIGQQYLYYFMRTIPQGDSRKQRLESIIGIFQKDPDLKTALAAEISKLSKTDAYYITSLFHGKYTERPSWYWLIKTLSAVSVLAVFSAFFFPKIIIFLIVLLPVNLGIHYWNKNNLYQYGSSIPQLLILIQAAQRILKNKEFADQDIALRARVNELDQLGLPMSIFKIEARLQGEIGQFVDYVFELFKAMFLIEPVLLFTILKILDSKRQHIKHIFQFVAETDIALSILSLRESAPYFCRPTISTQKKHLRIQEVFHPLIFNGVANDISLHEKSALLTGSNMSGKTTFIRAVGINAILGQTINTCFAKEFIMSPTKIHSSIRISDDLLGDKSYYFEEVLTLKNMLEESRSGYANLFLLDELFKGTNSVERIAIGKSVLSYLARADNLALASTHDRELSDYLTDTFDLYHFTEIIDGEDVMFDYKLKPGTLRTTNAIRILELNDYPIEIITEAVKLVDGMKSHGQARSA; encoded by the coding sequence ATGCCTTCGAAAACTCCGCCTCTGCCTGAAAATCCGCAACCTATCAAAACCGGCTTTTTCAATTTTGCTCAGATCGAGAAATATTTTCTGAATGAAAAACCAGAAGGTGCTTTTCAGGTGATTTCTGACAGGACTTTTCAGGATCTGGATCTTGAAGATGTTTTCAAGTTTATTGACCGGTCGGTTTCCCGCATCGGCCAGCAATATTTATATTACTTCATGCGCACCATTCCGCAGGGTGATTCCCGCAAGCAGCGACTAGAAAGCATTATTGGCATTTTTCAAAAAGACCCCGATCTGAAAACAGCATTGGCAGCCGAAATTTCGAAACTTAGCAAAACGGATGCTTACTACATCACTTCCCTCTTTCATGGAAAATACACCGAAAGGCCAAGCTGGTATTGGCTTATTAAAACGCTTTCTGCCGTCAGCGTGCTGGCGGTGTTTTCAGCGTTCTTTTTTCCCAAAATAATTATTTTCCTGATTGTTTTGCTGCCTGTAAACCTGGGCATTCATTATTGGAACAAAAACAATCTGTATCAATACGGAAGCTCCATTCCGCAGCTCCTGATCTTGATCCAAGCTGCGCAGCGCATATTGAAAAATAAAGAGTTCGCAGATCAGGACATTGCGCTCCGGGCCCGTGTTAATGAGCTGGATCAATTGGGTTTACCGATGTCTATTTTCAAGATTGAGGCAAGATTACAGGGTGAAATTGGCCAGTTTGTCGACTATGTTTTTGAATTGTTCAAGGCAATGTTCCTGATAGAGCCCGTTTTGCTTTTCACAATACTAAAAATACTCGACTCTAAAAGGCAGCACATCAAGCATATCTTCCAATTTGTTGCGGAAACTGATATAGCCCTTTCTATACTATCGCTTAGAGAAAGTGCTCCCTATTTTTGCCGGCCAACGATAAGTACGCAGAAAAAACACCTACGCATTCAAGAAGTTTTCCATCCGCTGATATTCAATGGCGTAGCCAATGACATTTCCCTTCATGAGAAATCAGCGCTGTTAACAGGCTCGAATATGTCAGGCAAGACGACTTTCATTCGTGCTGTGGGCATTAATGCAATACTGGGACAGACAATCAATACTTGTTTTGCAAAGGAATTCATTATGTCGCCCACAAAAATCCATTCGTCCATCCGGATTTCTGATGATCTGCTTGGGGATAAAAGCTATTACTTCGAAGAGGTCCTTACATTAAAAAATATGCTCGAAGAAAGCAGATCCGGCTACGCCAATCTGTTTTTACTTGATGAATTGTTTAAAGGCACAAATTCTGTCGAACGAATCGCAATCGGCAAATCCGTGCTCAGTTACCTGGCCAGGGCTGATAACCTAGCCCTGGCCTCCACGCACGACAGGGAGCTTTCCGACTATTTAACAGATACGTTTGACCTTTATCATTTTACAGAAATTATTGACGGAGAAGACGTTATGTTTGACTACAAGCTCAAACCGGGAACATTGCGTACGACCAATGCGATCAGAATTTTAGAGTTGAATGATTACCCCATAGAGATCATAACGGAGGCGGTTAAATTAGTTGATGGCATGAAGAGCCACGGACAGGCAAGGTCGGCATGA
- a CDS encoding nucleoside hydrolase-like domain-containing protein: MVIPILMEGKSKYLSSLLVIILLAASSLAVHAQEKPRIFVSTDIGGTDPDDFQSMIHLLMYADRFKIEGLVSTSFQTGRKQNILDMIDLYEKDLPKLKKHSKGFPDPASLRNICKQGAIAWAPYKGFRKSTEGSEWLISCAKKSVTQPLWVLVWGGIEDVAQALHDAPEIKKNIRVYWVGGPNKKWGVNAYDYIAENHPDLWMIECNASYRGWFMESESPKDITAEAYYPNYIKGRGEMGKDFIHYYKGHIKMGDTPSLAYLMHGDPEDPQGQSWGGSFTPITRSSKTIFNRNSTVADTVATYGVIEWRFNGPKINVPSDSTVFTLSIGGQHWPGYYISEGTYAVRYSPKQIEVGEYVTISSITELNGQKGTYVSKAPWPGKPEPNDFKLEQHWYGDKPDQELFLGQQQGAKTVSKHRKAFLMDWAKRWEWLE, from the coding sequence ATGGTCATTCCGATTTTAATGGAGGGTAAGTCGAAATATTTAAGCAGCCTGCTTGTCATTATTTTACTGGCTGCTAGTTCTCTGGCGGTACACGCGCAGGAGAAACCGCGCATTTTCGTCAGCACCGATATCGGCGGCACTGATCCTGACGATTTCCAGTCCATGATTCATCTGCTGATGTATGCCGATCGATTTAAAATTGAAGGATTGGTTTCTACATCATTTCAAACTGGCCGCAAGCAAAATATCCTGGACATGATTGATCTCTATGAGAAAGATCTTCCTAAACTCAAAAAACACAGCAAAGGCTTTCCCGACCCGGCCTCTCTGCGAAACATTTGCAAACAAGGGGCCATTGCGTGGGCACCATACAAAGGGTTCCGTAAGTCAACCGAGGGCTCCGAATGGCTCATTTCCTGCGCCAAAAAATCCGTTACCCAGCCACTCTGGGTGTTGGTTTGGGGTGGCATCGAGGATGTTGCGCAGGCTTTGCATGACGCCCCCGAGATCAAGAAAAACATCCGCGTTTACTGGGTTGGGGGACCTAATAAAAAGTGGGGCGTGAATGCCTACGATTACATTGCCGAAAACCACCCGGACTTGTGGATGATCGAATGCAATGCCTCTTACCGCGGCTGGTTTATGGAATCAGAATCGCCCAAGGACATCACTGCCGAGGCTTACTATCCCAATTATATCAAAGGACGAGGCGAAATGGGAAAGGACTTTATCCATTATTATAAGGGGCACATTAAAATGGGCGATACACCTTCGCTTGCGTACCTCATGCACGGTGATCCGGAAGATCCCCAGGGCCAAAGCTGGGGCGGCTCTTTCACTCCCATTACAAGAAGTTCAAAAACCATCTTTAACCGAAACAGCACCGTTGCCGACACCGTTGCGACCTACGGCGTCATTGAATGGCGATTCAACGGTCCAAAGATTAACGTCCCTTCTGACTCAACCGTTTTCACACTAAGCATAGGCGGTCAGCATTGGCCGGGTTATTACATTAGCGAAGGAACCTACGCCGTCCGCTACTCCCCCAAGCAAATCGAAGTCGGCGAATACGTGACAATAAGCTCCATTACAGAGCTCAACGGTCAGAAAGGAACGTACGTCAGCAAAGCGCCCTGGCCCGGAAAACCAGAGCCCAACGACTTTAAACTGGAACAACACTGGTATGGTGACAAGCCCGATCAAGAGCTGTTCCTCGGCCAGCAACAAGGCGCAAAAACGGTTTCCAAGCACCGGAAAGCATTTTTAATGGACTGGGCGAAGCGTTGGGAGTGGTTGGAATGA
- a CDS encoding ice-binding family protein, translating into MKTSFFNILAVTSLTIFAVNFSSAQIVPNLGVADRFALYTSAGEFANTGTTTVIGDIGAGVGVQTGDPVTVTGQTHFADATAVAAVADVAAAYALLASETTNPCTFSLSSTITGGTVLAPGVHCSTTATSMTGSLTLNGDADDIFIIKINGAFSVDGTSNILLTGGALAKNVYWQVGGALNLAADVNFIGTAINNGAISLASGATLSGRALSVAGKISLNNNTVSNAEVSLPVTLVSFEVKKGENASAALNWATTSETNSDRFEIQRSQNGKTWIKIANVLSGGESKLLLSYSFVDPTPYPGNNLYRLKMIDKDGTFAFSRIRSINLQSDNRTALYPNPVVDRLTVLTSDLDKIERVQFMNVAGKLMLDQKRSNSSNVISEFNINSFPAGLYIVKVTFADGSVNGSKIVKK; encoded by the coding sequence ATGAAAACATCTTTCTTCAACATTCTAGCGGTTACTTCCTTAACGATTTTTGCTGTTAATTTTAGTTCGGCTCAAATAGTCCCGAATTTGGGCGTTGCCGACCGTTTTGCGCTTTATACTTCTGCCGGAGAGTTTGCCAACACCGGAACTACAACAGTAATCGGTGATATCGGCGCGGGAGTGGGTGTCCAAACGGGCGATCCGGTAACTGTTACCGGTCAGACTCACTTTGCCGACGCAACGGCGGTTGCTGCAGTCGCAGATGTTGCTGCTGCCTACGCCCTACTTGCAAGCGAGACGACCAATCCGTGTACATTTTCTCTGAGCTCGACCATCACTGGTGGGACCGTACTTGCACCGGGCGTACATTGCAGCACGACTGCAACTTCTATGACAGGGTCTCTGACTCTGAATGGCGATGCGGACGATATTTTTATCATTAAAATCAATGGGGCATTTTCTGTTGACGGCACTTCGAATATTCTATTGACAGGAGGAGCTTTGGCAAAAAATGTGTACTGGCAAGTTGGCGGCGCACTAAATTTGGCGGCAGACGTAAATTTTATCGGCACTGCTATCAATAACGGCGCGATATCGCTTGCTTCGGGCGCTACACTTTCGGGCAGGGCTTTGTCTGTTGCCGGAAAAATTTCCCTTAATAACAACACTGTATCAAACGCAGAGGTCTCACTGCCAGTAACCCTGGTAAGTTTTGAAGTTAAAAAGGGTGAGAATGCCTCGGCAGCGCTCAATTGGGCTACGACTTCGGAAACCAACAGTGACCGTTTTGAAATCCAGCGCAGCCAGAATGGAAAGACCTGGATTAAAATTGCGAATGTGCTCTCTGGAGGCGAAAGCAAGCTGCTTCTTTCCTATTCCTTTGTAGATCCGACTCCTTATCCAGGCAACAATTTGTATCGCTTGAAAATGATTGACAAAGATGGAACCTTCGCGTTTAGCCGTATCAGAAGCATTAATTTACAATCCGATAACAGAACGGCGCTTTATCCCAACCCAGTCGTTGACCGCTTAACGGTCCTGACCAGCGACCTGGATAAGATTGAGCGTGTACAATTCATGAATGTGGCAGGCAAATTAATGCTGGATCAAAAACGGTCAAATTCTTCAAATGTGATTTCAGAATTCAATATCAATTCCTTCCCTGCCGGACTGTATATTGTCAAGGTGACTTTTGCCGACGGGTCAGTAAATGGTTCTAAAATAGTGAAAAAATAA
- a CDS encoding helix-turn-helix domain-containing protein, with the protein MKLYIKYMVSLRCKMLVAEELQKLDISFTELDLGTVNITGDILPAKLAILKSNLLKSGLELMDDRKSILTEKIKNLIIEMVHYSDEFPRVNHSEYISNRLGYDYTYLANIFSEVKGITIQQFIIIHRIERVKELILYDELNLTEISQKLHYSSVAYLSNQFKHITGLSPSFYKQLNGKRKDNLENV; encoded by the coding sequence ATGAAACTCTACATTAAATATATGGTCAGTTTGAGATGCAAAATGCTGGTGGCCGAAGAACTGCAAAAGCTGGATATTTCCTTCACCGAGCTCGATCTGGGCACGGTGAACATTACCGGCGACATTCTTCCTGCCAAGCTTGCGATACTGAAATCGAACCTGCTAAAATCTGGCCTGGAACTGATGGATGACCGAAAAAGCATTTTGACCGAAAAAATTAAAAATCTCATCATCGAGATGGTTCATTATTCAGACGAATTTCCGCGGGTGAACCATTCCGAATACATCAGCAATCGACTTGGCTATGATTACACTTATCTCGCCAACATATTCTCAGAGGTGAAAGGCATCACTATTCAGCAATTTATCATCATTCACAGAATAGAGAGAGTGAAAGAATTGATCTTGTACGATGAGCTGAACCTGACAGAGATTTCGCAAAAGCTCCATTACAGCAGTGTAGCCTATTTATCGAATCAGTTCAAACATATAACCGGGCTTTCTCCATCCTTCTACAAGCAGTTAAATGGAAAGAGAAAAGACAACCTAGAAAACGTGTGA
- a CDS encoding DUF3823 domain-containing protein has protein sequence MPSLPTALAGRDYVYVRVGVKTSGVGEMLFGAPQKVI, from the coding sequence TTGCCAAGCCTTCCAACTGCGCTTGCGGGCCGGGATTATGTGTACGTGAGAGTAGGAGTGAAGACCTCAGGCGTTGGTGAGATGCTTTTTGGCGCGCCTCAGAAGGTGATTTGA
- a CDS encoding NAD(P)/FAD-dependent oxidoreductase: protein MKNTDFEVIIIGGSYAGLSAAMSLGRSLRKTLVIDSGKPCNAQTPHSHNFLTQDGQTPKQIALTGKEQVLKYPTVQFYDGLATAGRKNDAGFEISTTAGDTFTATKLIFATGVKDQMPEIKGYAECWGISVIHCPYCHGYEVKHEKTGIFGNGDTGFEYARMISNWTKDLTIFTNGPSTFTPEQTEKLSAHHIRIVEKPVAALIHEDGKVEKLVFEDHSDEPITAIYSRPAFTQHSEIPEQLGCALTETGLLKLEMYQQTSVAGVYAAGDNSHMARSVALAVSAGSMAGALINRELIEEAF, encoded by the coding sequence ATGAAAAATACTGATTTCGAAGTCATCATCATTGGCGGCAGTTATGCCGGGCTGTCTGCCGCAATGAGCCTGGGCAGGTCATTAAGGAAGACATTGGTGATTGACAGCGGCAAGCCCTGCAACGCTCAAACGCCACATTCACATAATTTCCTGACGCAAGACGGACAAACGCCAAAACAGATAGCGCTTACTGGTAAAGAACAGGTTTTGAAATACCCTACCGTTCAATTTTATGATGGATTGGCTACTGCTGGCCGGAAAAACGATGCAGGTTTTGAAATATCGACGACAGCCGGCGACACATTCACTGCAACGAAACTGATTTTTGCCACCGGGGTCAAAGATCAAATGCCGGAGATAAAAGGTTATGCTGAATGTTGGGGGATTTCGGTGATACATTGCCCCTATTGCCACGGTTACGAAGTGAAACATGAAAAAACCGGCATTTTTGGGAATGGGGATACGGGTTTTGAGTATGCCAGAATGATCTCGAACTGGACAAAGGATCTGACCATCTTTACAAACGGCCCTTCGACATTCACCCCTGAGCAAACTGAGAAACTTTCTGCTCATCATATTCGCATTGTCGAAAAACCAGTCGCTGCGCTGATTCATGAAGATGGAAAAGTCGAAAAACTTGTTTTTGAGGACCATTCTGACGAACCGATCACAGCGATCTATTCACGTCCCGCATTCACCCAACATTCCGAAATTCCTGAACAATTGGGCTGCGCACTGACCGAAACCGGGCTTTTAAAACTTGAAATGTATCAGCAAACCAGCGTTGCGGGCGTGTATGCAGCCGGAGATAATTCCCATATGGCCCGCTCGGTCGCACTGGCAGTTTCAGCTGGCTCCATGGCCGGCGCTCTGATCAACAGGGAGTTGATTGAAGAGGCTTTTTAA
- a CDS encoding DinB family protein, giving the protein MEQIVLVEMVLGAWNKYIEQLDDFFDNLPDDDFDLEVYPGKNRVRYIIGHLTAVNDGILSLLGAGEPLYPELIDEFLIKSYRAGSSGHSINDLRIYWRNVNRTLTTYFSTMPLSEWFKKNAGISEGDFLREPRCNKLNIVLTKTHHLVYHLGQLTLLNSKIRNMAS; this is encoded by the coding sequence ATGGAACAGATCGTTTTAGTAGAAATGGTGCTTGGTGCCTGGAATAAATATATTGAACAGCTGGATGATTTTTTCGATAATCTGCCTGACGATGACTTTGATCTTGAAGTGTATCCGGGCAAAAACCGTGTGCGTTATATTATCGGGCACCTCACAGCCGTAAACGATGGAATCCTCTCATTGCTGGGCGCCGGTGAACCACTTTACCCCGAGCTGATTGATGAGTTTCTTATCAAAAGTTACAGAGCCGGCAGCTCCGGGCACAGCATCAATGATCTCAGGATATATTGGAGGAACGTTAACCGCACATTGACAACCTATTTTTCCACCATGCCGCTCTCAGAATGGTTTAAAAAAAACGCCGGGATATCGGAAGGAGATTTTTTGCGGGAGCCACGCTGCAATAAACTGAACATTGTCCTGACCAAAACACATCACCTGGTTTATCACCTGGGCCAGCTCACTTTATTAAACAGTAAAATAAGAAATATGGCAAGCTGA
- a CDS encoding efflux transporter outer membrane subunit, with protein MKLKFSQIYIPLFMLLTVLVASCKVSKDYQRPELALPTQYRNVTFADTATIADVEWRKFFPDTTLQRLIERGLAYNYDLQLALKRIDIADQRVKQAKFLQIPALDLQITGTYNRPSSNSLNGISASNFLKSKHIENYLVAVNLSWEADIWGKIRRQQQATLGQYLQTYEATKAVQTKLVADIAKGFFNLLMLDKQLAIAKSNLELSENTLKLTRLLKDAGEVTSLSIQQSEAQRESIALLLPQLEQDIAIQENALQTLTGQMPDSIARKVQLSDFNANDSLATGVPAAVVSRRPDVRAAEMSVLVANAQLGVAQANMYPSLIITAGGGLESFKSSNWFNIPGSLFGLAAGTIARPIIARRQLKTDLEVAKIQREQSVIEFRQSVLNAVEEVSNSLIQTQKLREQEAIANNQVTILQQAITNAQLLYKSDMANYLEVITAQGNALQAELNLAFIRSQSLIARVDLYRSLGGGWK; from the coding sequence ATGAAACTGAAATTTAGTCAAATATATATCCCGCTTTTCATGCTGCTGACGGTGCTGGTCGCTTCCTGCAAAGTGAGCAAAGATTATCAGCGACCGGAGCTTGCGTTGCCGACGCAATATCGCAACGTGACCTTCGCGGATACGGCAACAATTGCTGACGTGGAATGGAGAAAGTTCTTTCCGGACACAACGCTGCAAAGGCTGATCGAGCGTGGACTTGCCTATAATTATGATCTGCAGCTGGCTTTGAAACGCATCGACATTGCCGACCAGCGCGTGAAGCAAGCGAAGTTTTTGCAAATTCCTGCATTGGATTTGCAGATAACGGGCACATACAATCGCCCTTCCAGCAACAGTTTAAACGGGATCAGTGCAAGCAATTTTTTGAAATCGAAACACATTGAAAACTATCTCGTCGCAGTGAACCTGAGCTGGGAAGCAGATATCTGGGGTAAGATCCGCAGGCAGCAGCAGGCTACGCTGGGCCAATATTTGCAGACTTACGAAGCAACCAAAGCGGTTCAGACCAAACTTGTGGCTGACATTGCCAAAGGTTTTTTCAATCTGTTAATGCTTGACAAGCAACTAGCCATTGCGAAAAGTAACCTGGAACTCAGCGAAAATACTTTGAAACTGACGCGTCTTTTGAAAGATGCGGGCGAAGTTACATCGCTCTCTATCCAGCAGTCCGAAGCACAGCGCGAATCGATTGCATTGCTTCTTCCACAGCTCGAACAGGACATTGCCATACAGGAAAATGCTTTGCAAACCCTGACCGGACAAATGCCCGACAGCATTGCGCGGAAAGTCCAACTGTCTGATTTTAATGCCAATGACAGTCTGGCAACAGGCGTCCCCGCAGCCGTGGTAAGCCGCCGTCCCGATGTGCGCGCAGCAGAAATGTCTGTCCTGGTTGCCAATGCGCAATTGGGTGTAGCGCAGGCCAATATGTACCCATCGCTGATCATTACTGCGGGTGGCGGGCTCGAATCATTCAAATCCAGTAACTGGTTCAACATTCCGGGATCTCTGTTCGGGCTTGCAGCGGGAACGATTGCACGCCCCATCATTGCCAGAAGACAGTTAAAAACAGATTTGGAAGTTGCCAAAATTCAGCGTGAACAGTCGGTCATCGAGTTTCGGCAGTCGGTGCTGAATGCGGTTGAGGAAGTTTCCAATTCTTTGATCCAAACCCAGAAATTGAGAGAGCAGGAAGCAATTGCCAACAACCAGGTGACCATTTTACAGCAAGCCATTACCAACGCGCAGCTACTCTACAAAAGCGATATGGCCAACTATCTGGAAGTGATTACCGCTCAGGGAAACGCATTGCAAGCCGAGTTGAACCTGGCATTTATTCGCAGCCAGTCGCTTATTGCCCGCGTTGATCTTTACCGCAGCCTCGGCGGAGGTTGGAAATAA